Sequence from the Ascaphus truei isolate aAscTru1 chromosome 3, aAscTru1.hap1, whole genome shotgun sequence genome:
ctgggtcagccagctcaacactactagaaggtgagtgtatcatttgctggccatataatatgtgctcttctatatgttatgttgtcatgtgcattatttgttttgcacatcttctttaaataggattacttagtgtcagtgaaaattaagtgtaaggcaacatgtattgtgttagtgatgttaattatcatgtaggacttctgagtttagagcaacttttcattcattcatatttcatactgagtccaaacattattcgtaagtcaaggtagtttttaatgaggttataaaacgtaagctaacatgttaggtgttacttaggacacagtacaattacatagtaacacagcatacattaacatgccatttaataatgtgtacatttctttttagaacatcatggtgatgaggatgatgagtatgatgaggatgacgccacagaagagactgaaatacaatcatgtgaccatgaagaggtgccaatagaaactgttgtaccgccaaatcgtccatcaacttccacatacgatgcaattgtagcttcagagggaaaaatagtggacgcagaaaatcgtcgccattcagacatgatgacagtgctggaaaggatgattggactgcaggaagaaacagtatcacaattggcacatctccacagagtcttcattgaagtgcctaaacagttgcaaaaaatcaacacctcattcgaagcattagttgttcagcaaacacaagctaattactggagaatgactaatgtaccacaattcaacacctcccagccaggatctgttcatgcaggtcagttttcaccacattcatctgatattcattcaccaggcccaaatgttaccggtcaagtagcagacattgctgtgcaggttcctgatgacatcctaccgctgccatctgtacaaattcagcagcagacacctacaaaggaggcgacaaaaacaaaacaagacacacatgaaacagaccaaccatcacttgtgcagtgtctaccaacttgctcacatgtgtcactgggcacaagccctgtccgtgaacagtcactacccaaaagccctgtaggtgagtcgctgcccaaaagccctgtaggtgaatcgctgcccaaaagccctgtaggtgagtcgctgcccaaaagccctgtaggtgaatcgctgcccaaaagccctgtaggtgaatcgctgcccaaaagccctgtaggtgaatcactgcccaaaagccctgtaggtgagtcactggccacaagccctgtaggtgagtcactggccacaagccccgtaggtgaacagtcactggccacaagccctgcccgtgaagtgccagaggccactcaaagtggctctgttgtgcctaaagttggtggcaaaagaaaaaggaaaattcaagagacaacaagcaggcctgttactcgctcgcaaaaggaacaaaaaaaataaatgttataattcagaaaatatgtctttggccttgttttgttgacttcagattatctaattactattgtatgtatgctgaagactgtgttgtttccaaactttcaactatgttcttgtacacgtgaagttttggaaatgttaacactcataattaattgtgttataaatatttatgttgtaatcgtctgttcagtaatggtccaccaggagccagttgctaagtttagagaagctgccattgactttgcagcaaaacattgcatttgggtgtgttaattgatgtaagaattgcatatgcatattagtcacatgcaattattaaaacacctaagtaagtgcaaacatctttcttgtacgtgtacagcaggattatgtgtaaattattacttacctttgccttgcttggccattgtaattttgtcctttaatcagttgtgtgttcgtttctataacatctcagaatgtataataatatatatatacacacacacacacacacactgagtgagtgtgagtgtgagtgtgtgagtgtgtatatatatatatatatgtatatatgtgtatatatatatgtatatatgtgtatatatatatgtatatatgtgtatatatatatgtatatatgtgtatatatatatgtatatatgtgtatatatatatgtatatatgtgtatatatatatgtatatatgtgtatatgtgtatatatatatgtatatatgtgtatatatatatgtatatatgtgtatatatatatgtatatatgtgtgtatatatatatatatatatatatatatatatatatatatatatatatatatatatatatatatatagtactatataaactggtatacacaaactaatacacttcatgcttccttgtgaaagcacactattttaataatacaggcctaatgtttgagaaatatcctaagtatgagactctaacagtattgtgcttaaacaaatgtttattacttcattcaatcatgtttctcaccatttaaataggtttcatacaaggtatacttaatgccatcaatgttgtgtgtactcctgcaatataaaaaaaaataaaatattatatataaatatatatatatttttataagagatatatttatatatatatatatatatatatatatatatatatatacacacgtatttaaactcatgcagacagggagttaaccagactttcacatacacacagaaatgtaagcggggaaaaacatttctttttgcaggtgtgtttttactgatatgcctggctaagaaatattttcacacactggtctttgttagttttcaaaaaaacactatgtgaacgcattcacagtctagggatgtttttcacaaacgagataaaagaaggagaaatgtttctcccacagtcccatatcacgaaccacaactgttaacccaattagacaaacaaatccaattggcgtttgaaataaggagtcaaagtagttagttttgttgaccttgacaaggaaaaccaggagtttgttagccattcagcacattcattttgatgagcaaataacacagacctgcacacagcttttgtgctactcagacatggctgatgaattcgttaacaatattaatccccttttagggtataagtacatgatctgtgaagccatcttgaacagtcgcggacagaaagcaagcacacgccaaatcgatgatttcattcgagcaaaatatccttattaccaagaccgtaagcatgcacggaattttaattcctcaataagattcactttatcaagtaatgacttttttgaacgtgaccaggataagctacaacacacctatggtttctggaagattgccccggaaaaacaatttatcctgaaagacggcacttatattgtcgtgaaaggcatatttattcctaatggcaatagcaatgtatccgctactactgatccgtttgaatcgatacgtgctgcaatatctgcagcctccattcctgaaacccacattgtacaagaacaaaagtactatgattatgtaccaagcctttcagctgaaattgcattggaatgggaaccggaagaaatgaacctacctcccgaccaattatttgaagaaagcagtggcgattcctatgagcgcatcctggaggagatatgtgccatactggattcagcggttgggttaagcgtggatgaaaatggcttgcatttctggagcgaccagttgcagccaggcgaagagttaattctagaagaatggtaaatataacaatcgttatgcgttgactctgcgtttaaattttttttttttttgtaaccaccattttcactttcaatgcgtggatacagcgtaacattgcagactgcataacatgtagcgatcacaaacaaattgtttcctaatacaatatagtaggacctgaaagagtagtacacattgctgacggaataaatatacgtactttcctatccctttaaacatattagcaacattttaccattactctaacacatacctgttttgttatcatgcaacatctacaacattgaaaaccgggtccaccacgtatgacgtgggacccttgtcatgggccaaggcgtccttaaaaaggattagtgatgtaagtcccgcccccaagcgacgtgcgcgcctcaaacctattggctgt
This genomic interval carries:
- the LOC142490724 gene encoding uncharacterized protein LOC142490724; translation: MVIDQALVGKDAQDPAVKISSELTPGQWGEATEILKRRTSAASKKEMWDTIVIGVNACGNSVRDKYHCRKRFDDIRSKLKKKIQDQRVHATGTGGGPTPQRLILTPLEELLRPKLLTVVVEGLAGDRDIGIYPSQFPAVAPGGHVSPEMEQVSSPGSASSTLLEEHHGDEDDEYDEDDATEETEIQSCDHEEVPIETVVPPNRPSTSTYDAIVASEGKIVDAENRRHSDMMTVLERMIGLQEETVSQLAHLHRVFIEVPKQLQKINTSFEALVVQQTQANYWRMTNVPQFNTSQPGSVHAGQFSPHSSDIHSPGPNVTGQVADIAVQVPDDILPLPSVQIQQQTPTKEATKTKQDTHETDQPSLVQCLPTCSHVSLGTSPVREQSLPKSPVGESLPKSPVGESLPKSPVGESLPKSPVGESLPKSPVGESLPKSPVGESLPKSPVGESLATSPVGESLATSPVGEQSLATSPAREVPEATQSGSVVPKVGGKRKRKIQETTSRPVTRSQKEQKK